From a single Bacillus pseudomycoides DSM 12442 genomic region:
- a CDS encoding MFS transporter, protein MKRLYKGLWKHRDYRNLWVGQTISMFGTQIALIALPLVAAITLGASPLQMGILQAIEYLPVLLISLVAGVWIDRRPIRPILITTDIVRAILLLAIPISMYFGVLNLEILYVVAFLVGINTVFSDIGQMSYLPVIVKKEDLIEGNSKLEFSYSTASIVGQGLGGVLIQIFTAPFAILIQSLALLFSSLFLFRIKKKEEVQKVENEESNMMEMIKEGISYVIKNKIIRNLVITTMIFNFFTILIEPIYLLFVSRGLKLAPVFIGMIFGMAGAGALLGALLVGPMTRKLGLGRCMVVALFLAGLSSLLIPVATFLPTIPAVILLMVMQLIDAIMIVVYNINQRSLRTSITPDNLLGRMNSSIRLCVMGIVPVAALAGGFIAGIIGVLPTLIIGSVGIIFSSVFVAFTSIHELEEIPKSDLGEEVNV, encoded by the coding sequence ATGAAACGATTATATAAAGGATTATGGAAGCATAGGGATTACAGAAATTTATGGGTTGGGCAAACAATTTCAATGTTTGGAACACAGATCGCATTAATTGCGCTTCCATTAGTAGCAGCTATTACCCTTGGGGCATCTCCTTTGCAAATGGGGATTTTGCAAGCAATAGAATATTTACCGGTTTTATTAATAAGCTTGGTTGCTGGAGTCTGGATAGACCGTAGACCAATTAGACCAATACTTATTACAACTGATATAGTTAGAGCTATTTTATTGTTAGCTATACCTATTTCAATGTATTTTGGAGTATTAAATTTAGAGATCTTGTATGTGGTAGCTTTTCTTGTAGGAATTAACACTGTTTTTTCTGATATTGGACAGATGTCTTATTTGCCGGTTATTGTAAAAAAAGAAGACTTAATTGAAGGGAATAGTAAATTAGAATTTAGTTATTCAACTGCTTCCATTGTAGGTCAAGGTCTTGGTGGAGTATTAATACAAATATTTACTGCGCCATTTGCTATCTTAATACAGTCTTTGGCCTTACTATTTTCTTCTCTATTCTTATTTAGAATTAAGAAAAAAGAAGAAGTTCAAAAGGTTGAAAATGAAGAAAGCAACATGATGGAGATGATTAAAGAAGGAATCAGTTATGTTATTAAAAATAAAATTATTAGAAATCTTGTAATTACAACAATGATTTTTAATTTCTTTACGATATTGATAGAGCCAATATATCTCTTATTTGTATCAAGAGGATTAAAACTTGCTCCTGTATTTATAGGAATGATATTTGGAATGGCTGGAGCTGGAGCTTTATTAGGGGCACTTCTTGTAGGGCCAATGACTAGGAAATTAGGACTTGGACGCTGTATGGTAGTTGCATTATTTTTAGCAGGACTTTCTTCATTACTTATTCCTGTAGCAACATTTTTACCAACAATACCCGCAGTAATTTTACTTATGGTAATGCAGCTCATTGATGCCATTATGATAGTAGTCTATAACATTAATCAGAGAAGTTTAAGAACTTCCATTACGCCTGATAATCTATTAGGGCGTATGAATTCTTCAATTAGATTGTGTGTTATGGGAATTGTTCCAGTAGCAGCTTTAGCTGGTGGATTTATAGCGGGAATTATTGGGGTATTACCAACCTTAATTATAGGTAGTGTAGGTATTATTTTTTCTTCTGTTTTTGTTGCGTTTACTTCAATTCATGAACTGGAAGAAATACCTAAAAGTGATTTGGGTGAGGAAGTAAATGTTTAA
- a CDS encoding DinB family protein, with amino-acid sequence MKQYMIKQFDYHTWANKRILEHLRELPKEVYYQEVQSVFPSIEKVLIHIYVVDCVWLHILNGKSMAEALQVGKELQEQAENKTMDELKSLFHKVTQQYKVFLDKQKDMNQVILLDNPYAGRLKTSVSELVQHVVNHGTYHRGNITAMLRQLGYPSTMTDFVFYLHAEQKS; translated from the coding sequence ATGAAACAATATATGATAAAACAATTTGATTATCATACATGGGCAAATAAAAGAATACTTGAGCATCTAAGGGAGCTCCCTAAAGAGGTGTATTATCAAGAAGTTCAAAGTGTATTTCCTTCTATAGAAAAGGTACTGATTCATATTTATGTAGTGGATTGTGTATGGTTACATATTTTAAATGGTAAAAGTATGGCTGAAGCGTTACAGGTAGGAAAGGAGTTACAAGAGCAAGCCGAAAACAAAACAATGGATGAATTGAAAAGTCTGTTCCACAAAGTAACGCAGCAGTATAAAGTGTTTTTGGATAAACAAAAGGATATGAATCAGGTAATTCTACTTGATAATCCATACGCTGGAAGATTAAAAACCTCTGTATCTGAATTAGTGCAGCATGTTGTAAATCATGGAACATATCATAGAGGAAATATAACAGCTATGTTGCGGCAGCTAGGTTATCCATCTACTATGACGGACTTTGTATTTTATTTACATGCAGAACAAAAATCTTAA
- a CDS encoding alanine/glycine:cation symporter family protein — protein sequence METVSKVLEQINHYVWGLPTLFLLIGTGIILTVRLKGLQFSRLLYAHKLAFRKSEDTSSLGDISHFQALMTAMAATIGMGNIAGVATAVTIGGPGAIFWMWITALFGMATKYAEAILAVKYRVSNENGEYSGGPMYYLERGLGKKWLAILFAIFGTTASFGIGNMVQSNSVAEAMRINFSFPPALTGILMAFLIAIVILGGVKKIGKVTGFFVPLKAFFYVISGLIIIFYHFDQVPEAFSLIFSGAFQGTAAAGGFIGATVASAIQIGMARGVFANEAGLGSAPIAAAAAKTDSPAKQALVSMTGTFLDTFIVCTITGLVLITTGAWKSGKTGVEATTLAFQSVFGDTGSMILGIAIILFAYSTILGWSYYGEKCVAYLFGQGAVKYYKAIFIVMIAIGANLKLGIVWTFADIANGLMAIPNLIGLIGLSGVVVAETNRFLQAEKLKTSNKKIAS from the coding sequence ATGGAGACAGTAAGTAAAGTATTAGAACAAATCAATCACTACGTATGGGGATTACCGACCTTATTCCTTCTAATCGGAACTGGAATCATTCTCACAGTGCGCCTAAAAGGTTTACAGTTTAGTAGACTATTATACGCTCACAAACTAGCATTTCGAAAATCAGAAGACACATCTTCTTTGGGAGATATTAGTCATTTCCAAGCACTCATGACAGCAATGGCCGCAACTATTGGGATGGGAAATATAGCCGGTGTCGCAACAGCTGTTACAATCGGTGGGCCAGGGGCAATATTTTGGATGTGGATCACTGCCTTGTTCGGTATGGCCACGAAATATGCAGAAGCAATCCTCGCGGTAAAATATCGTGTAAGTAATGAAAACGGCGAATATTCCGGTGGTCCAATGTATTACTTAGAACGTGGTTTAGGGAAAAAATGGCTTGCTATTTTATTTGCCATTTTCGGAACAACCGCTTCTTTTGGAATCGGAAATATGGTGCAATCGAATTCCGTTGCAGAAGCTATGAGAATAAACTTTTCGTTTCCCCCTGCTTTAACTGGTATATTAATGGCTTTCTTAATTGCGATTGTTATTTTAGGTGGCGTAAAAAAAATCGGGAAAGTCACTGGATTTTTCGTTCCACTTAAAGCTTTCTTTTATGTAATTTCTGGTCTCATTATTATTTTTTATCACTTTGATCAAGTCCCCGAAGCATTTTCACTTATTTTTTCTGGTGCATTTCAAGGTACTGCAGCGGCTGGTGGTTTTATCGGTGCAACCGTTGCTTCTGCTATTCAAATTGGGATGGCACGCGGAGTATTTGCCAATGAAGCAGGCTTAGGAAGCGCTCCAATTGCTGCTGCTGCTGCAAAAACAGATTCACCTGCCAAACAAGCGCTTGTGTCAATGACAGGAACTTTCCTCGATACCTTTATTGTTTGTACAATTACTGGTTTAGTATTAATTACAACAGGTGCTTGGAAATCTGGAAAAACTGGTGTTGAAGCAACAACGCTCGCTTTCCAATCTGTATTTGGCGATACTGGTAGTATGATACTTGGTATTGCAATCATATTATTTGCCTACTCCACTATTTTAGGATGGTCTTATTATGGTGAAAAATGTGTAGCTTATTTATTCGGACAAGGTGCTGTGAAATACTATAAAGCCATCTTCATTGTAATGATTGCAATTGGTGCCAACTTAAAACTCGGAATCGTTTGGACATTTGCTGATATCGCAAACGGACTTATGGCTATTCCAAACTTAATCGGTCTAATTGGATTAAGTGGTGTTGTGGTAGCAGAAACAAATCGTTTCTTACAAGCTGAAAAACTCAAAACATCAAATAAAAAAATAGCAAGTTAA
- a CDS encoding HU family DNA-binding protein, with the protein MNKTELIKSVAQTADISQKEASAAVQSVFDTIANALQTGDKVQLIGFGTFEVRERAARTGRNPQTGEEIQIAAGKVPAFKAGKELKEAVK; encoded by the coding sequence ATGAACAAAACTGAATTAATTAAAAGTGTAGCCCAAACTGCCGATATCTCCCAAAAGGAAGCTTCAGCAGCTGTCCAATCTGTATTTGATACAATTGCGAATGCTTTACAAACTGGTGACAAAGTGCAACTTATTGGTTTTGGCACATTCGAAGTACGGGAAAGAGCTGCACGTACTGGCCGAAACCCACAAACAGGTGAAGAAATTCAAATTGCAGCTGGTAAAGTTCCTGCCTTTAAGGCAGGAAAAGAATTAAAAGAAGCTGTAAAATAA
- a CDS encoding DUF3891 family protein has protein sequence MIIRTKLEELIVIRQHDHGFLAGEFAKKFRKDVFEDKTYLKECIDAIYEHDRGWIGLDTTPIWNDAKNSPYTFMDCPSSLRFVFYTLGLNEIEHTNPYGAILCSKHFISFPLNQEDDEMIKFYKQELDRQKKFLKTLTTEQYDMFDIHYKLLKFCDELSLYACMNEPGVKKEKEIDLFKEGFEGTETFNKNTNERLKAEWLDKETIRITPFPFEGEFKTYVKYKSVLTNRIEEIGIVKADKEVESQKLDLYFVR, from the coding sequence ATGATTATTCGCACAAAGCTAGAAGAATTAATAGTAATTCGGCAGCATGATCATGGTTTTTTGGCAGGAGAATTTGCAAAAAAATTTAGAAAAGATGTATTTGAAGATAAAACATATTTAAAAGAGTGTATTGATGCGATTTATGAACATGATAGGGGATGGATTGGCTTAGATACAACGCCAATTTGGAATGATGCTAAAAATTCACCTTATACGTTTATGGATTGTCCAAGTTCATTGAGATTTGTTTTTTATACCTTAGGGTTGAATGAGATTGAACATACAAATCCTTATGGTGCTATACTTTGTAGTAAACATTTCATATCATTTCCTCTTAATCAAGAAGACGATGAAATGATAAAGTTTTATAAACAGGAATTGGATCGTCAAAAGAAATTTTTGAAAACGTTAACAACAGAGCAGTATGATATGTTCGATATACACTATAAACTTTTAAAGTTTTGTGATGAGCTATCGTTATATGCTTGTATGAATGAACCTGGTGTAAAAAAAGAAAAAGAAATTGATTTATTTAAAGAGGGATTTGAAGGAACTGAAACTTTTAATAAGAACACAAATGAACGATTAAAGGCAGAGTGGTTAGATAAAGAAACGATTCGTATTACACCGTTCCCTTTTGAAGGCGAGTTTAAAACGTATGTAAAATATAAATCTGTGCTAACGAATAGAATAGAGGAGATTGGTATTGTTAAGGCGGATAAGGAGGTAGAATCTCAGAAATTAGATTTATATTTTGTGAGGTAA
- a CDS encoding DUF4937 domain-containing protein has protein sequence MLLKTIFCQVEKEKKGLFSEAQEKWRGLQNLEGFYGQFGGWDEDEACVFSVWESMSTYQAFMNGVHDTIFLNSNQEDTYVSCEIEKFQTLYDITSIPFMDAIAKGSFVRIAICDVKSGNEQHFLHVQETIWNKGMEHVEGMLGGVVGRSITNSNRYVVLSYWQDEMAHQRYAKEIFPELYKLANVKKYVENINGKQVACIKEWSVY, from the coding sequence ATGTTATTAAAAACGATATTTTGTCAGGTAGAAAAAGAGAAAAAGGGTTTGTTTTCAGAGGCACAAGAGAAATGGAGAGGTTTACAAAATCTAGAGGGATTTTATGGACAATTCGGAGGCTGGGATGAAGATGAAGCTTGTGTATTTTCTGTTTGGGAAAGTATGAGTACGTATCAAGCATTCATGAATGGAGTACACGATACAATTTTTTTAAATAGTAATCAAGAGGATACATATGTTTCATGTGAAATAGAGAAATTTCAAACGTTATATGACATAACAAGTATTCCTTTTATGGATGCAATTGCTAAAGGTTCATTTGTAAGAATCGCAATTTGTGATGTGAAGAGTGGAAATGAGCAACATTTTTTACATGTACAAGAAACGATTTGGAATAAAGGGATGGAACATGTAGAAGGAATGTTAGGTGGCGTTGTAGGAAGATCGATTACAAACTCAAATCGTTATGTAGTTCTATCTTATTGGCAAGATGAAATGGCACATCAACGTTATGCGAAAGAAATTTTCCCAGAGCTATATAAGTTAGCTAATGTAAAAAAGTATGTTGAAAATATAAATGGAAAGCAAGTTGCGTGTATAAAAGAATGGTCTGTATATTAA
- a CDS encoding MBL fold metallo-hydrolase → MYKECSSEHFTIEKLNDGIYAAIAKEEGGSLANAGFVDIGDQTIIFDTFNTQQAAADLKELAEKITGQSISWVINSHWHGDHIRGNQVFKNCNIISSHKTYEQMAEIHPSRIDKQKQDIEGLHTYIQSLQDQFIQTNDEGLQKQISLLNQLAISLPTLQLVLPQYSFQNEFTIHGSERTAKLITLGGGHSVCDTILYLPKEKVCFMGDLLFVKSHPTFFEESNLQEWKGMLEMIEEFEIEKVVPGHGPVGVKTDLRKVIEYMEKLTLLVRENTSIDEIECPNAYKNWYAPEVFTSNLKYLKKVMELSILQSNVTK, encoded by the coding sequence ATGTATAAAGAATGTAGTAGCGAACATTTTACGATTGAGAAATTAAATGATGGTATTTACGCGGCAATTGCAAAAGAAGAAGGAGGCTCCTTAGCCAATGCCGGTTTTGTTGATATAGGAGATCAAACGATTATTTTTGATACGTTTAACACACAACAAGCAGCTGCAGATTTAAAAGAGCTAGCAGAAAAAATAACAGGTCAATCTATATCATGGGTTATTAACAGTCATTGGCATGGAGACCATATTCGTGGAAATCAAGTTTTTAAAAATTGTAATATCATATCTAGTCATAAAACATACGAGCAAATGGCAGAAATTCATCCTTCCAGAATTGATAAGCAGAAACAAGACATAGAAGGTTTACATACATATATACAATCCCTACAAGATCAATTCATTCAAACCAATGATGAAGGCTTACAAAAACAGATTTCACTCTTAAATCAGTTAGCGATTTCATTACCTACATTGCAACTTGTATTACCCCAATATTCTTTCCAAAATGAATTTACTATACATGGTTCTGAGAGAACTGCAAAATTAATTACGTTAGGCGGAGGGCATTCCGTTTGTGATACGATTCTTTACTTACCTAAAGAGAAGGTTTGTTTTATGGGTGATTTGTTATTTGTGAAATCACATCCTACTTTTTTTGAAGAATCTAATCTTCAAGAATGGAAGGGTATGTTAGAAATGATTGAGGAATTTGAAATTGAAAAGGTAGTACCAGGACATGGCCCTGTAGGTGTAAAAACAGACTTGAGAAAAGTGATAGAGTACATGGAGAAATTAACGTTATTAGTTAGAGAGAATACAAGTATTGATGAGATCGAATGTCCGAATGCTTATAAAAATTGGTATGCTCCTGAGGTTTTCACATCAAACTTAAAGTATTTAAAAAAAGTAATGGAATTATCAATTTTGCAAAGTAATGTTACGAAATAA
- the ltaE gene encoding low-specificity L-threonine aldolase — MIELRSDTFTLPTLEMLQGVSINDLGDDVYGEDPTVKELESIAAKIFGKESAIFVPSGTMANLTSIMAHCPRGSKVLVGDESDIYIYEAAGASVCGGIMYEKIKTQPDGRLEIADLENAIPIDKEDPQFALPSLICVENPHNRMGGRVLPLEYLNELKEFAKSNNLPVHMDGARIFNAAVALDISPAEIAQYTDSLQFCLSKGLAAPIGSIVVGDNNFINKVYRLRKMLGGGMRQAGIIAKPGIIALTKMVDRLSEDHFNARQLAQGLSRIDGIECELEAVETNIVFFRVVDPRFTWQEFVEKARSYKLNIAELGHGRIRAVTHLGVTSNDIEKTLKIIREILK, encoded by the coding sequence ATGATTGAATTACGTAGTGATACATTTACTTTACCGACACTTGAGATGCTACAAGGTGTCTCCATAAATGATCTTGGAGATGATGTATACGGAGAAGATCCAACTGTTAAAGAATTGGAATCAATTGCTGCAAAAATATTCGGAAAAGAATCAGCTATATTTGTTCCAAGTGGAACAATGGCTAATCTGACATCAATAATGGCACATTGTCCAAGAGGTTCAAAAGTTTTAGTTGGAGATGAATCAGACATATACATATATGAAGCAGCTGGTGCATCTGTTTGTGGTGGAATTATGTACGAAAAAATTAAAACTCAACCGGATGGTCGATTAGAAATAGCTGATTTAGAAAACGCGATTCCAATAGATAAGGAAGATCCTCAGTTTGCTTTACCATCGCTAATATGTGTCGAAAATCCTCATAATCGTATGGGGGGGCGTGTTTTGCCTTTAGAATATCTAAATGAACTAAAAGAATTTGCAAAGAGTAATAACTTACCGGTTCATATGGACGGAGCAAGAATATTTAATGCTGCAGTCGCATTAGATATTTCGCCGGCAGAAATTGCGCAATATACAGATTCATTACAATTTTGCTTATCAAAAGGTTTAGCAGCTCCTATAGGATCAATTGTGGTCGGTGATAATAATTTCATTAATAAAGTATATCGTCTTCGTAAGATGCTAGGTGGAGGAATGAGACAAGCTGGTATTATAGCTAAACCTGGTATTATCGCATTAACTAAAATGGTAGATAGATTGTCTGAGGATCACTTTAATGCACGTCAACTAGCCCAAGGTCTATCTCGAATTGACGGAATAGAATGTGAATTAGAAGCGGTGGAAACTAATATAGTTTTTTTTCGAGTTGTCGATCCGCGTTTTACTTGGCAAGAATTTGTTGAAAAAGCTCGCAGTTACAAACTAAATATAGCTGAACTCGGACATGGAAGAATTAGAGCGGTTACACATTTAGGCGTTACATCTAATGATATTGAAAAAACCCTAAAAATTATTAGAGAAATACTTAAATGA
- the blsG gene encoding arginine 2,3-aminomutase has translation MKTDWDWNDWRLQFRNRIQKIEELKQYINVTPEEEQAIKRCEGIYRWAVTPYYASLMDKDDPSCPIRKQAIPSSGEFMINEYSDVDPVGDTKYRVTNRIVHKYPDRIIMLITDQCPVYCRHCTRKYHTTDLDGTYFERSEAEGYEIDFEYIENHPEIRDVLLTGGDPLTYSDRRLESILKRLRSIPHVEIIRFGSRYPVLLPQRITKEFCEMLEKYHPIWLNTHFNHPKEVTKESAHAVNLLLKHGVPVQNQSVLLKGINDDLDTMKQLVQALLKIRVRPYYLYHCDNVTGVSHFMTSLEKGVEIMRGLVGHTTGFATPNYIITTINGKIPIPLETVLEHSDEGLILKSYEDKETVIPYLKAETKKV, from the coding sequence ATGAAAACAGATTGGGATTGGAATGATTGGCGTTTACAATTTCGTAATAGAATACAAAAAATTGAGGAACTTAAACAATATATTAATGTGACACCTGAGGAAGAACAGGCAATCAAAAGATGTGAAGGAATTTATAGATGGGCAGTAACTCCCTATTATGCATCATTAATGGATAAAGATGATCCATCGTGTCCAATCCGAAAACAAGCAATTCCATCGAGCGGAGAATTTATGATAAATGAATATTCCGATGTGGATCCTGTTGGAGATACTAAGTACCGTGTAACAAACAGAATTGTTCACAAATATCCAGATAGGATTATTATGTTAATTACAGATCAATGTCCAGTATATTGCCGTCATTGTACAAGGAAATATCATACTACTGACTTAGATGGAACATATTTTGAAAGAAGTGAGGCCGAAGGATATGAAATTGATTTTGAATATATAGAAAACCATCCCGAAATTCGAGATGTATTGTTAACGGGAGGCGATCCTTTAACTTATTCAGATAGAAGGCTTGAAAGTATTTTAAAAAGATTACGCAGTATACCGCATGTAGAAATTATAAGATTTGGGTCTCGTTATCCAGTATTATTACCTCAAAGAATAACGAAAGAATTCTGTGAAATGTTAGAGAAATATCATCCGATTTGGCTAAATACACATTTTAATCACCCGAAAGAAGTAACAAAAGAGTCAGCACATGCTGTAAATTTACTTTTAAAACATGGTGTGCCTGTACAAAATCAAAGTGTTCTTCTAAAGGGGATTAATGATGATTTGGATACTATGAAGCAATTAGTACAGGCTTTACTAAAAATCCGAGTTAGACCTTATTATTTATACCATTGTGATAACGTAACAGGTGTTTCTCATTTTATGACGTCTCTTGAAAAAGGTGTAGAAATTATGCGTGGATTAGTAGGACATACTACTGGATTTGCGACACCAAACTACATTATTACAACAATAAATGGAAAGATTCCTATTCCTTTAGAAACCGTATTAGAACATTCAGACGAGGGATTAATTTTGAAGAGTTATGAAGATAAAGAAACTGTTATACCTTATTTAAAAGCAGAAACTAAAAAAGTTTGA
- the rluF gene encoding 23S rRNA pseudouridine(2604) synthase RluF, with the protein MRINKFISESGKASRRGADKLINERRVIINGKVAKIGDQVQPGDDVRVNGEQLRIARDHVYIALNKPVGITCTSEKAVKGNIIDLVNHPLRINHVGRLDKDSDGLILLTNDGDIINEILRAENKHEKEYIVSVDKPITPEFLKEMAAGVKILGTKTLPCEITQLSKYEFQIILTQGLNRQIRRMCEALGYQVYTLKRTRIMNIQLNNLPVGQWRDLTKKEKKRLFADLNYEPQDW; encoded by the coding sequence TTGCGTATAAATAAATTTATTAGTGAATCTGGAAAAGCATCTAGACGCGGAGCAGATAAGTTAATTAATGAAAGAAGAGTAATTATTAACGGAAAGGTTGCAAAAATAGGTGACCAAGTACAACCAGGTGATGACGTGCGAGTAAATGGAGAGCAGCTTCGAATTGCTCGAGACCATGTGTATATCGCTTTAAATAAACCAGTAGGTATTACATGTACAAGTGAAAAGGCAGTTAAAGGTAACATTATCGATTTAGTGAATCATCCTTTACGAATTAATCACGTTGGACGTCTTGATAAAGATTCAGACGGTTTAATTTTGTTAACGAATGATGGCGATATTATTAATGAAATTTTACGTGCTGAAAATAAACATGAAAAAGAATATATTGTTTCAGTAGATAAACCGATTACGCCTGAATTTTTAAAAGAAATGGCAGCGGGTGTTAAAATTTTAGGAACAAAAACACTTCCTTGTGAAATAACACAGTTATCAAAATATGAATTCCAAATTATTTTAACACAAGGATTAAATCGCCAAATTCGTCGTATGTGTGAAGCTTTAGGTTATCAAGTATACACATTAAAACGTACGCGAATTATGAATATCCAGTTGAATAATTTACCAGTTGGGCAGTGGAGAGATTTAACGAAGAAAGAGAAAAAAAGATTATTTGCAGACTTAAACTACGAACCACAAGATTGGTAA